The Syntrophales bacterium nucleotide sequence CAGGATGGTCGCTAACGGCGACTGGGGGTGACCCTAAGGAAAGTGCCACAGAAAATATACCGCCTGCCATCCGGCGGGTAAGGGTGAAAAGGCGAGGTAAGAGCTCACCAGTTTCCCGGGTGACCGGGAAAGCTTGGCAAACCCCATCCGGAGCAAGACCAAATAGGAGAACATTTGAGGGTGGCCCGCCCGACGTTCTCGGGTCGTGTCGCTTGAGGCAGCAGGCAACTGTTGTCCCAGATGAATGATCATCGCCGCCTTTCGGGTAACTGTGGGGCGGTACAGAACTCGGCTTACGATCTGGTCCGGCATCTTAACTCTTCTCCCCCCTGGATATACGATCATGAGAAGAAAATCCATCATCTATCTCTTGCTATTACCTTTAATTTTATCCGCCTGTGGAGGTTTTTCCCACGGTGCCAGGCGGGCCACGCGAGAAGCGGACACATACCCGAAAGAAGGATTGTATCCAGAAAAAGAACCTGCCTTCAAGACCCATTCCCATGAAAATATCAGGGTTCTGATTTTGTCCGGGGTCACGGAGATCCGTGTCAGCTCAACTTCCCTGTGTGAAGTCAGGGACTTTGATGAAAAAGTTACCCTTATTCGGACACAAACTGTGCTCCCCCGTATCTCGGAAGACGGCATAAGGCTGGAGGGCGCCAATTCATCCCTCGACAGGATCATTATCCTTCCCACAGATGATGGAACGTTGAGTTTGAATGGCAAACCTTACCGGGGGAAAGTGATCATTCAAAGGAGTGCCGGGGGGAAAATGGATATGATTAATGTTGTGGGGCTGGAGGCATACCTCTACGGTGTCGTCCCGAAAGAAATGTCCCGGGAATGGCCTCTGGAAGCCCTGAAGGCCCAGGCGGTGGTATCGAGAACGTATACCATCTATCGGAAGGAGAGAAGCGGGAACAGAAGCTATGACCTCTGCGCTACCATTACCTCCCAGGTTTACGGGGGAAAAGAAGTGGAGTCTGAAAAGTCCAACCGGGCAGTGGACGAAACGAGGGGAATTGTGCTCCTCTATAACGGTCAATTGGTTCTGCCGTATTTTCACGCGAACAGCGGGGGGATAACAGAAGATGCAGAATATGTATGGACAGAGAAGCTCCCTTACCTGAAGGGGTTTCGTGATGATTACAGCATGAACGCCCCGAATTCTTTATGGAAGTTGTCCCTATCCCTCGATGAGATCAGGAAAGTCCTTAATGAAAAAGGGATTGGTGTAGGTCAGATAGCTAAGTTGATGCCT carries:
- a CDS encoding SpoIID/LytB domain-containing protein, which produces MRRKSIIYLLLLPLILSACGGFSHGARRATREADTYPKEGLYPEKEPAFKTHSHENIRVLILSGVTEIRVSSTSLCEVRDFDEKVTLIRTQTVLPRISEDGIRLEGANSSLDRIIILPTDDGTLSLNGKPYRGKVIIQRSAGGKMDMINVVGLEAYLYGVVPKEMSREWPLEALKAQAVVSRTYTIYRKERSGNRSYDLCATITSQVYGGKEVESEKSNRAVDETRGIVLLYNGQLVLPYFHANSGGITEDAEYVWTEKLPYLKGFRDDYSMNAPNSLWKLSLSLDEIRKVLNEKGIGVGQIAKLMPVEISPSGRVGKIKVSHSGGETIINGNEFRLKIGPTLIRSTLFSVTCDNREVHFEGKGYGHGVGMSQWGAYAMAREGYSYRDILRYYYQGVEIR